In the Bacteroidota bacterium genome, one interval contains:
- a CDS encoding succinate dehydrogenase cytochrome b subunit — MGKTATFLSSSVGRKITMALSGLFLCSFLVVHLTINLFALQASSGNTAEFRGAEMFEIYGHFMATHPIIRPLEWGLFAGFLLHAILGIYLYLLNRKARPIQYEVNKASENSTWSSRFGWLTGILVGVFLVVHVNTFFVESRFLGKGPMIQLMIDAFSSPAYVAFYIVALVFLAYHLKHGFQSAFQTFGVRSGKLEKLVHAIGIVFWLLIPVGFAIIPLYFLFAY; from the coding sequence ATGGGAAAAACCGCAACGTTTCTTAGCTCATCTGTCGGCAGGAAGATCACGATGGCACTCTCGGGATTGTTCCTGTGCAGTTTTCTGGTTGTGCATCTCACCATAAATCTCTTTGCTCTTCAAGCGAGCAGCGGCAACACCGCCGAGTTCCGGGGAGCCGAGATGTTCGAAATATACGGACATTTCATGGCGACCCATCCCATTATCCGTCCGTTGGAGTGGGGTCTGTTTGCGGGCTTTCTGCTTCATGCCATCCTGGGCATCTATCTGTATCTTCTCAATCGCAAGGCGCGGCCCATTCAGTACGAAGTGAACAAAGCGAGCGAGAACAGTACATGGAGTTCGCGCTTCGGGTGGCTTACCGGAATACTCGTCGGTGTGTTTCTCGTCGTTCATGTCAATACGTTCTTTGTGGAGTCGCGCTTCCTCGGCAAAGGCCCGATGATCCAGCTTATGATTGATGCCTTCAGCAGTCCCGCGTATGTGGCGTTTTACATTGTTGCACTTGTATTTCTTGCGTATCACCTGAAGCATGGATTTCAATCGGCCTTTCAGACATTCGGCGTGCGTTCCGGAAAGCTTGAGAAGCTTGTGCATGCCATCGGTATTGTGTTCTGGTTGTTGATCCCGGTCGGTTTCGCCATCATCCCATTGTATTTTCTCTTTGCATACTAA
- a CDS encoding GIY-YIG nuclease family protein: MVAYILRSQKTGRYYTGVTEDLAARLQQHNAGRTSSTRHGVPWEVVYSRSCENRSLAVQLEREIKSRGAKRFLESQEYFKILRGVAQPG, encoded by the coding sequence ATGGTGGCATACATACTGCGTAGCCAAAAAACAGGAAGATACTACACCGGTGTAACGGAGGACCTTGCAGCTCGTCTGCAACAACACAATGCCGGTCGGACTTCCTCGACACGACACGGGGTACCGTGGGAAGTCGTCTATTCACGCAGCTGCGAGAACCGTTCGCTGGCTGTGCAATTGGAACGTGAAATCAAATCTCGCGGAGCAAAAAGGTTCCTTGAGAGTCAGGAGTATTTCAAAATCCTACGGGGCGTAGCTCAGCCCGGCTAG
- a CDS encoding ABC transporter permease, whose amino-acid sequence MSLSYTVKESLSGFTRTKLSTAISIITIGISLVLLGVFAVISINTSRFIEMLRAKVELEAFLQEPVTRDQINTLINRVLAVKGVDSLIYISKDEAAKIFKEEFGEDIKKVLDFNPLPPSFKIYIKPDFRTTAAVDGIYRELVALRGIDQIIYRKELLELIDKRTTTINNVTLGLGLLISISAILLVSNTIRLAIYAKRKLIRTMELVGATWTFIRLPFLIEGMVQGVVGGMIAAGVLYIVLEYAARLVASDFSAYIHMPSVFYAVVIATGLALGLLGAVISIVRFMRVAT is encoded by the coding sequence ATGAGTCTTTCCTATACCGTTAAAGAAAGCCTTTCCGGCTTTACGCGAACCAAACTCTCGACGGCTATTTCGATTATCACTATCGGCATTTCGCTGGTATTGTTAGGCGTGTTTGCCGTTATCAGCATCAACACGTCGCGCTTCATCGAGATGTTGAGGGCAAAGGTTGAACTGGAGGCGTTTCTGCAGGAGCCGGTAACCCGCGATCAAATCAACACGTTGATCAACCGTGTGCTGGCTGTAAAGGGCGTTGACAGTCTCATCTACATTTCAAAAGATGAGGCGGCAAAGATCTTCAAGGAAGAGTTCGGCGAGGATATCAAGAAGGTTCTTGATTTCAATCCGCTTCCGCCGTCGTTCAAGATCTATATCAAGCCCGATTTCCGGACAACCGCCGCCGTCGATGGTATCTATCGCGAGCTTGTTGCCCTTCGAGGAATAGATCAGATCATCTATCGGAAAGAGCTGCTTGAGTTGATTGACAAAAGAACTACCACCATCAATAATGTGACTCTCGGCCTCGGGTTGCTGATCAGCATTTCGGCAATCCTGCTTGTCTCCAATACCATCCGGCTTGCTATCTACGCGAAACGAAAGCTGATTCGAACGATGGAGCTTGTGGGCGCGACATGGACATTCATCCGACTCCCGTTCCTCATCGAGGGAATGGTACAGGGAGTTGTCGGTGGAATGATTGCTGCGGGTGTACTGTACATTGTGCTGGAATATGCCGCCCGTCTGGTTGCAAGCGATTTCTCGGCATACATTCACATGCCGTCGGTGTTCTATGCAGTTGTAATAGCAACAGGCCTTGCATTGGGATTGCTTGGCGCAGTAATTTCAATTGTCCGGTTTATGCGCGTCGCGACCTGA
- a CDS encoding YbaB/EbfC family nucleoid-associated protein has protein sequence MKGMPNMAGMMKQVQKMQERMAQVQQELEQKTITADSGGGMVKVTANGRQQVVKIQIDKEVVNPDDVEMLEDLVLAATNKALEDSSRMAQEEMAKVTSGMMPNIPGLNLPGM, from the coding sequence ATGAAGGGCATGCCGAACATGGCCGGAATGATGAAGCAGGTTCAGAAGATGCAGGAAAGGATGGCCCAAGTACAGCAGGAACTTGAGCAGAAAACCATTACGGCAGATTCAGGCGGAGGCATGGTAAAAGTGACCGCAAACGGAAGGCAGCAGGTTGTGAAGATTCAAATCGACAAGGAAGTCGTGAACCCGGACGATGTTGAGATGTTGGAAGATCTTGTTCTCGCGGCAACGAACAAGGCACTCGAAGACTCGTCGCGGATGGCACAAGAAGAGATGGCAAAAGTCACGAGCGGCATGATGCCCAACATCCCCGGACTGAATTTGCCGGGAATGTAA
- a CDS encoding zf-HC2 domain-containing protein yields MNCNEYQELVSALMDNELQEPESATTFHHLGECKRCRNYMRTLLQLRSALTASKEVAVPATLDEKVLSMPLHTATSHRSRFSEFWKEKFAVPAPALAAAFLLLIASLATSMLFLSERQTKKGEPQKVVYVIGLQPVEVQGTHNQTHHDIQ; encoded by the coding sequence ATGAACTGCAACGAATATCAGGAGCTCGTCAGCGCATTGATGGACAACGAGTTACAGGAGCCGGAGTCCGCAACGACCTTCCATCATTTGGGGGAGTGTAAACGGTGCAGGAACTACATGCGAACCCTGCTGCAGTTGCGGTCTGCTCTTACGGCAAGCAAGGAAGTGGCGGTTCCTGCAACGCTGGACGAGAAGGTTCTGTCGATGCCGCTTCACACTGCAACGTCGCACAGATCCAGGTTCTCAGAATTCTGGAAAGAGAAGTTTGCCGTTCCGGCCCCCGCTCTCGCCGCTGCATTCCTCCTGCTCATTGCTTCGCTTGCAACCTCGATGCTGTTCCTGTCAGAACGTCAAACGAAGAAAGGTGAACCGCAAAAGGTAGTGTACGTTATCGGCCTGCAGCCCGTAGAAGTGCAGGGAACACACAATCAGACTCATCACGACATTCAATAG
- a CDS encoding TonB family protein: MKRHLVVFLLFFVGTWLNAQEKDGAFEMVDKEPAITSRVHPVYPKEAMENNLEGLVWLKVLVSDKGVPVKIEVLKSSEKAFEQSAIDAARQFRFSPGTIKEKPVACWVSIPFKFKLSPKSDIIKKNSEELPKKIKSPTVLIVEGPASLEAKIAYPPEAVSKRIEGAVFASVALNEEKRISEVKITKRLGGGCDEEVLKAITAYKFYEEKSEGGTDKKQSETVPVVVQFVLPSK; the protein is encoded by the coding sequence ATGAAACGACATCTCGTTGTCTTTCTTCTGTTCTTTGTTGGAACATGGTTGAACGCGCAGGAGAAAGACGGTGCCTTCGAAATGGTTGACAAAGAACCGGCAATCACCTCCCGCGTACATCCCGTTTACCCAAAGGAAGCAATGGAAAACAATCTTGAAGGCTTGGTTTGGCTAAAGGTTCTTGTATCGGACAAAGGCGTTCCTGTGAAGATCGAAGTGTTGAAATCGTCCGAGAAAGCGTTCGAACAATCGGCAATTGATGCAGCGCGGCAATTCCGGTTTTCGCCCGGAACAATCAAGGAGAAACCCGTTGCTTGCTGGGTCAGCATCCCCTTCAAATTCAAACTCAGCCCGAAATCGGATATCATCAAAAAGAACTCGGAAGAGTTGCCGAAGAAAATCAAATCCCCGACGGTACTTATCGTCGAGGGTCCTGCATCGCTCGAGGCGAAAATCGCTTACCCCCCGGAGGCAGTGAGCAAAAGAATTGAGGGAGCCGTCTTCGCAAGCGTTGCGTTGAATGAAGAGAAACGCATCTCCGAAGTGAAAATCACCAAGCGCTTGGGCGGCGGCTGCGACGAAGAAGTGCTGAAGGCGATTACGGCATACAAGTTCTATGAGGAGAAAAGCGAAGGGGGGACAGACAAGAAACAAAGTGAGACGGTCCCCGTAGTTGTGCAATTTGTGCTGCCGTCAAAATGA
- a CDS encoding tetratricopeptide repeat protein yields MPQKSALGFLAAIVILACTFVLFSPTMGFDFVNWDDDMYVYENDRVQAFTVENVTWFFSHSYYHSYIPLTMLSHMIDFAIWRFNPSGHHLTNVILHALNAVWVFLLSLQLFAILKHGTAVRGFRELLFREVDRAILFPAAFTACLFAWHPLRVESVAWISDRKDLLCFFFLLPATIYYINYIATRGTPNARRWYVTAFVLFVLACFAKSVAVVVPVVFLLIDGAFLHRKKRGISLKSLVLEITPFVLVAVVVGVLAIRSMPELSTSDIYEILAPVQRMLLPFHNLVLYIGRTLFPSDLSPMYPLAGEGEMMASVALFAAVSAACLFLFKKEVRMPLFVLGAYIVLAAPSAGFASAVVQTTADRYSYLSTVPLYLPAGWILGTLIEKFQFRNTNVYAITGVAVLAAGFFGYLSLRQLPMWMNSETLWGRTIALYPTMPLPHNNYGLALQGRGALDKAEESFRRAIQLKPDYLEAHLNLGNIMFTKGNWDEAERLFLRASELQPNQAEVYNNLGVVANTKGNTLDALHWFRRSVEVNPEYAHGYFNLGVLYEKMGNATAATEALTKAARLGHLAAQHSLTKAGVVW; encoded by the coding sequence TTGCCACAAAAGTCCGCACTCGGTTTTCTCGCAGCGATTGTCATTCTTGCCTGCACGTTCGTCTTGTTCAGCCCGACGATGGGATTCGATTTCGTGAATTGGGACGACGACATGTACGTGTACGAGAATGATCGTGTTCAGGCGTTCACCGTCGAAAACGTGACGTGGTTTTTCTCGCATTCCTACTATCATTCGTACATTCCCCTCACCATGCTCTCCCATATGATTGATTTCGCTATCTGGCGGTTCAATCCTTCAGGACATCACCTTACGAATGTCATTTTGCATGCGTTGAATGCAGTTTGGGTATTTCTGTTAAGCCTCCAACTCTTTGCCATCCTCAAACACGGAACGGCAGTCCGCGGGTTTCGTGAACTGCTGTTTCGGGAAGTGGACCGTGCAATTCTCTTCCCTGCCGCATTTACCGCCTGCCTCTTTGCGTGGCATCCGTTGCGGGTTGAATCGGTTGCATGGATTTCGGACCGGAAGGATCTTCTATGCTTTTTCTTCCTCCTCCCCGCGACCATTTATTACATCAACTACATTGCGACAAGAGGCACGCCGAATGCCCGACGTTGGTATGTGACAGCTTTTGTCCTGTTCGTTCTTGCTTGCTTTGCAAAGTCTGTCGCAGTGGTTGTACCGGTTGTGTTTTTATTGATAGATGGAGCCTTTCTTCACAGAAAGAAACGGGGTATATCTCTCAAGAGTCTTGTTCTTGAGATAACGCCTTTCGTTCTTGTCGCTGTCGTTGTTGGTGTTCTCGCCATCAGGAGTATGCCGGAGCTTTCAACAAGCGATATATACGAAATCCTCGCTCCGGTGCAGAGAATGCTTCTCCCCTTCCACAATCTCGTGTTGTATATCGGAAGAACTCTGTTCCCCTCCGATCTCTCGCCGATGTATCCGCTTGCAGGAGAGGGGGAAATGATGGCATCAGTTGCGCTGTTCGCCGCCGTTTCGGCTGCATGTCTTTTTCTTTTCAAGAAAGAAGTAAGAATGCCGTTGTTTGTCCTCGGGGCGTACATTGTACTCGCTGCGCCTTCGGCCGGATTTGCATCCGCTGTCGTGCAAACAACAGCAGACAGGTATTCCTATTTGTCGACAGTACCGCTGTACTTGCCGGCCGGTTGGATTCTGGGAACATTGATCGAGAAGTTTCAGTTTCGGAATACGAACGTCTATGCGATTACGGGAGTTGCCGTGCTTGCAGCGGGATTTTTCGGCTATCTGAGTCTCCGCCAGTTGCCGATGTGGATGAATTCGGAAACCCTTTGGGGACGAACGATAGCGTTGTATCCGACTATGCCGCTGCCGCACAACAACTACGGATTGGCGTTACAGGGACGGGGGGCTTTGGACAAGGCCGAGGAATCATTCCGGCGTGCCATTCAACTCAAGCCCGATTATCTTGAAGCACATTTGAATCTTGGCAACATCATGTTTACGAAGGGAAATTGGGATGAAGCGGAACGGCTGTTCTTGCGCGCTTCCGAGCTGCAGCCGAACCAAGCCGAAGTGTACAACAATCTTGGTGTGGTAGCGAACACCAAGGGGAATACGCTGGATGCCCTTCACTGGTTCCGGCGCAGCGTTGAAGTCAATCCCGAATACGCGCACGGATATTTCAATCTCGGCGTGCTGTACGAGAAGATGGGAAACGCGACCGCCGCCACAGAGGCATTAACGAAGGCGGCCCGTCTCGGACATCTTGCTGCCCAACATTCGCTGACGAAAGCCGGAGTTGTGTGGTAG
- a CDS encoding RNA polymerase sigma factor → MHPDSDEELLERIRRGERTALAHLYSRYKVHLFRFCLHLLKNEAQAEDAVHDTFVKICNGAHTVGNPGSFRGWIFQIARNEALMNLRQRKASSDDGLDDVWDEETPLTLLVDKDISGIVHQMMSRLRIEYREVLMLREYEQLSYTEIARITGATESAVKSRLFKARQALAKNLEPMMRERAKS, encoded by the coding sequence ATGCATCCCGATTCGGACGAAGAACTGCTTGAGCGCATTCGCCGTGGCGAGCGTACAGCGCTTGCACACCTGTACAGTCGCTACAAGGTGCATCTCTTCCGCTTCTGCCTGCATCTGCTCAAGAACGAAGCGCAGGCGGAAGATGCTGTGCATGATACATTCGTGAAGATATGTAACGGCGCACACACAGTCGGCAATCCCGGCTCGTTTCGCGGCTGGATATTTCAGATTGCGCGCAACGAGGCTCTGATGAACTTACGCCAACGCAAAGCATCATCAGATGACGGGCTGGATGATGTGTGGGACGAAGAGACGCCGCTAACGCTTCTTGTTGACAAAGACATCAGCGGCATTGTCCATCAGATGATGAGCCGTCTGAGAATCGAGTACCGTGAAGTATTGATGTTGCGGGAATATGAGCAGCTTTCGTACACCGAGATTGCCCGCATCACGGGCGCGACGGAGAGTGCGGTGAAGTCCCGGCTTTTCAAAGCGCGGCAGGCGCTCGCAAAGAACCTTGAGCCAATGATGAGAGAAAGGGCGAAGTCATGA
- the recR gene encoding recombination mediator RecR — translation MLYTSEALQQLIEEFAALPGIGRKTAQRLALHILKQPRDEIVQMARALVNVKDKIRYCSTCWNITEIDPCPICSSPKRERSIVCVVEEPNDVMAVEKTNEFKGLYHVLGGSLSPLDGIGPDDLKVRELIQRMNGEVSEVILALNPNVEGEATTLYLTKLLKPLGVKVSRIARGIPVGGDLEFADEATLSRALEGRVEL, via the coding sequence ATGCTTTATACATCAGAAGCGCTACAACAACTCATCGAGGAATTTGCGGCTCTGCCGGGCATTGGCAGAAAAACGGCGCAACGTCTTGCCCTGCATATTCTGAAGCAGCCCCGCGACGAGATTGTGCAGATGGCGAGGGCATTGGTGAATGTGAAGGATAAGATTCGCTACTGTTCTACGTGCTGGAACATCACTGAGATCGATCCGTGCCCCATTTGCTCAAGCCCCAAACGCGAGCGGAGCATTGTCTGCGTGGTCGAGGAGCCGAACGACGTGATGGCAGTGGAAAAAACAAACGAGTTCAAAGGGTTGTATCACGTTCTCGGAGGCTCGCTGTCTCCGCTTGACGGCATCGGGCCGGACGATTTGAAAGTACGCGAGTTGATTCAACGAATGAACGGGGAAGTAAGCGAAGTGATTCTTGCCCTCAATCCTAACGTGGAAGGTGAAGCAACAACGTTGTATCTGACCAAATTGCTGAAGCCGTTGGGTGTGAAGGTGAGCCGTATCGCACGCGGCATTCCCGTCGGTGGCGATCTCGAATTTGCCGATGAAGCGACCCTCTCTCGTGCGCTTGAAGGACGGGTTGAATTGTGA
- a CDS encoding fumarate reductase/succinate dehydrogenase flavoprotein subunit gives MTLNSKIPDGPVQQKWDNHRFTMKLVNPANKRKYHIIVVGTGLAGSSAAASLAELGYNVTALCYHESPRRAHSIAAQGGINAPKNYPNDGDSIWRLFYDTVKGGDYRAREANVYRLAQVSNSIIDQCVAQGVPFAREYGGLLDNRSFGGAQVSRTFYARGQTGQQLLLGAYSALSRQMGLGTVKFYERREMLDLVVIDGQARGIVARNMITGKFESYVGDAVILATGGYGNVFFLSTNAMMCNATATWRAHKRGAFFGNPCFTQIHPTCIPVSSDHQSKLTLMSESLRNSGRIWVPKAKGDKRHPNDIPEDERDYYLERLYPSFGNLVPRDVASRRAKEMCDKGHGVGATGLAVYLDFSSTIQRLGKGWVEEQYGNLFDMYQQITGENGYEQPMRIYPAVHYTMGGLWVDYNLMSTIPGLFVLGEANFSDHGANRLGASALMQGLADGYFVIPYTIGDYLATGKFPKVDASHAAFKDAERDLSEMTSRLMSIKGKKPVDVLHKQLGKIMWDKCGMGRTEGRLKEALQEIPKLREEFWNNALIPGSSDSFNQELEKAHRLADFLELSELMCTDALHREESCGGHFREESQTDDGEAKRDDEKFSYVAAWEFKGVGSKETLHKEPLTFEYVKPSQRSYK, from the coding sequence ATGACACTGAATTCGAAAATTCCTGACGGACCCGTACAACAGAAGTGGGATAACCACCGCTTCACCATGAAGCTGGTGAACCCCGCAAACAAGCGCAAGTATCACATCATTGTCGTGGGTACGGGACTCGCGGGTTCCTCCGCGGCAGCTTCGCTTGCCGAATTGGGATACAACGTGACGGCACTGTGCTATCACGAATCACCGCGTCGTGCCCACAGCATTGCGGCGCAAGGGGGCATCAACGCGCCGAAGAACTACCCCAACGATGGTGACAGCATCTGGCGCCTCTTCTACGACACAGTAAAGGGAGGCGACTACCGTGCACGCGAGGCAAATGTCTACCGTCTTGCACAGGTAAGCAACAGCATCATTGACCAATGTGTTGCCCAGGGAGTTCCGTTTGCACGAGAGTATGGCGGATTGCTGGATAACCGGTCGTTCGGCGGGGCACAGGTTTCCCGCACATTCTACGCCCGCGGGCAAACCGGTCAACAGCTTCTGCTCGGCGCGTATTCCGCGCTCAGCCGCCAAATGGGTTTGGGAACCGTGAAGTTTTATGAACGAAGAGAGATGCTTGATTTAGTGGTGATTGACGGTCAGGCACGCGGCATTGTTGCCCGCAACATGATTACCGGTAAATTCGAATCATACGTTGGTGATGCGGTGATATTGGCTACGGGTGGATACGGCAACGTGTTCTTCCTTTCTACGAATGCAATGATGTGCAACGCTACGGCAACGTGGCGTGCGCATAAACGCGGAGCGTTCTTCGGCAACCCGTGTTTCACGCAAATTCATCCGACCTGTATCCCGGTATCAAGCGACCATCAGTCCAAGCTCACGCTGATGAGTGAAAGCCTGCGCAACAGCGGCCGCATCTGGGTGCCGAAGGCTAAAGGAGACAAGCGGCATCCCAACGATATTCCGGAAGATGAACGTGATTATTATCTCGAACGGCTCTATCCATCGTTCGGCAATCTTGTTCCTCGTGATGTCGCCTCACGTCGTGCAAAAGAAATGTGCGACAAGGGACACGGTGTCGGGGCAACAGGCCTTGCCGTGTATCTTGATTTCTCTTCAACCATTCAACGACTTGGCAAAGGGTGGGTGGAGGAACAGTACGGCAATCTCTTCGACATGTATCAGCAGATCACCGGTGAAAACGGCTATGAACAGCCGATGCGTATCTATCCCGCCGTTCACTATACGATGGGCGGTTTGTGGGTTGACTACAATCTGATGAGTACAATTCCCGGCTTGTTCGTTCTCGGCGAAGCCAACTTCTCCGATCACGGGGCCAACCGACTCGGTGCCAGCGCGTTAATGCAAGGCTTGGCAGACGGGTACTTCGTTATCCCGTATACGATCGGCGATTATCTTGCCACAGGCAAATTCCCGAAAGTGGATGCGAGTCATGCCGCATTCAAGGATGCTGAACGGGATCTTTCGGAAATGACCTCCAGGTTGATGTCCATTAAAGGCAAGAAGCCGGTGGATGTGCTTCACAAGCAACTCGGCAAAATCATGTGGGATAAATGCGGTATGGGGCGCACCGAGGGCAGATTGAAGGAGGCGTTGCAGGAGATTCCGAAGCTGCGTGAGGAATTCTGGAACAATGCGTTGATTCCGGGCAGCTCGGATTCATTCAATCAGGAATTGGAGAAGGCCCACCGACTGGCGGATTTTCTTGAGTTAAGCGAACTCATGTGCACCGATGCTTTGCATCGGGAAGAATCGTGTGGCGGACATTTCCGTGAGGAGTCTCAAACAGATGACGGTGAAGCAAAGCGTGACGACGAGAAGTTTTCGTACGTTGCCGCGTGGGAGTTCAAGGGAGTCGGCAGCAAGGAGACGCTGCACAAAGAGCCGCTGACATTCGAATACGTGAAACCGAGCCAGCGAAGTTACAAATAG
- a CDS encoding alkaline phosphatase D family protein: protein MCKQHSSLVTAVMFILLKLSAFQIVFAANVTNAIVVGGVTESSARFWVRISGPGTVQMQLSQTTDFSSPILSSQESALEVRNYAAIVSAQGLQADRKYYYRALVDGVPHTRIGSFYTFPSPGTASNFTFAFGSCQQGSPFVPSSGRGGVFREVVRAHPKFFLQIGDWGYPDTTDNIPEDSTFFSYDYSRVQSSYLERTIPGYPMDSLMLISPVNYVYDDHDFLNNNSSATTASFSIPVRPSPYGDDFIAREILAFPEGRLNSIRGYKENMPTYPLVNESRGIYHKFTYGNVDVFMLDLRAQRSPNQESLRKNSATQRWEFVPPAGHSIIGRTGAPGSGQSQLDWFLGELQASTATWKFVTSTVPFNVSQIGALLAGIFLQDSLITLPGVPIPVSAIFAAMELTDKWCGFPQDAQAVLDFVNTNNIKNVIVLSGDQHTAAIDDGANAGFPEIMAGGLDITNSRIVALFEAFGLHIWNKGGQGITTNEFNNAYGKINVFGEDSVQLQLIDEFGTMFATHTVLNQLTTGAEEASGPSAFALLQNFPNPFNSTTTIRFNIPHVQTRSLVTLKVYDVLGRDIATLVNEVKEPGTHTAFLDATNLASGVYYYRLKAGENVLTKKMVLLR from the coding sequence ATGTGTAAGCAACACTCTTCACTTGTAACCGCAGTAATGTTCATTCTGCTCAAGCTTTCGGCGTTTCAGATCGTCTTTGCCGCAAACGTGACAAACGCCATCGTCGTCGGCGGTGTTACAGAGAGTTCCGCGCGATTTTGGGTGAGAATATCGGGACCGGGAACAGTTCAGATGCAGCTTTCGCAAACAACTGATTTTTCTTCTCCCATCCTCAGTTCACAGGAGAGTGCATTGGAAGTGCGTAACTATGCGGCTATCGTCTCCGCCCAAGGATTGCAGGCAGACAGGAAGTACTACTACCGGGCGTTAGTGGATGGAGTCCCCCACACACGCATCGGCTCCTTCTACACATTTCCATCACCGGGAACCGCTTCCAACTTTACGTTTGCATTTGGTTCTTGCCAACAAGGCTCGCCATTTGTCCCCAGCTCCGGCAGAGGCGGCGTATTTCGAGAAGTCGTGAGGGCACATCCCAAGTTCTTTCTCCAGATCGGCGATTGGGGGTATCCTGACACAACGGATAACATCCCTGAAGACAGTACATTCTTTTCCTATGATTACAGCCGTGTTCAATCGAGTTATCTTGAACGAACAATACCCGGCTACCCGATGGATTCCCTGATGCTCATCTCACCTGTAAACTACGTGTATGACGATCATGACTTTCTGAACAACAACTCCTCGGCAACAACGGCAAGTTTTTCCATTCCCGTTCGACCCAGTCCGTACGGCGATGACTTCATTGCACGGGAGATTCTTGCCTTTCCGGAGGGCCGCCTGAACAGCATCCGCGGCTACAAGGAGAACATGCCGACCTACCCGCTTGTGAACGAATCACGCGGCATCTATCATAAATTCACGTACGGCAATGTCGATGTCTTCATGCTCGATTTGCGTGCGCAGCGCTCGCCGAATCAAGAGAGCCTGAGAAAGAATTCCGCAACGCAACGCTGGGAGTTTGTTCCACCGGCGGGACATTCCATCATCGGCAGAACCGGCGCACCCGGCTCCGGCCAAAGTCAACTTGATTGGTTTTTAGGTGAGCTTCAGGCTTCGACTGCAACGTGGAAGTTCGTTACCAGCACGGTTCCGTTTAATGTTTCCCAGATAGGGGCATTGCTTGCGGGAATATTTCTTCAGGATTCCCTTATCACTCTGCCGGGTGTGCCCATTCCGGTGAGCGCCATTTTTGCGGCAATGGAATTGACAGACAAGTGGTGCGGCTTTCCGCAGGATGCGCAGGCGGTTCTCGATTTCGTCAACACGAATAACATCAAGAACGTCATCGTCCTGAGCGGCGATCAGCATACCGCTGCCATTGATGACGGGGCAAATGCAGGCTTCCCCGAAATCATGGCGGGCGGGCTCGACATCACCAACTCACGAATCGTTGCCCTCTTCGAGGCGTTCGGACTTCACATCTGGAACAAAGGCGGACAGGGAATCACGACAAACGAATTCAATAACGCGTACGGGAAGATCAATGTCTTTGGCGAGGACTCCGTCCAACTGCAACTCATCGATGAATTCGGGACGATGTTCGCCACTCACACTGTTCTGAATCAACTGACAACCGGGGCGGAAGAAGCTTCCGGGCCGTCAGCTTTTGCATTACTGCAGAACTTTCCGAACCCGTTCAATTCGACGACAACAATCCGCTTCAACATTCCTCACGTGCAGACACGTAGTCTTGTAACCCTCAAGGTCTATGATGTTTTGGGGCGGGATATTGCCACGCTGGTAAACGAGGTTAAGGAGCCGGGCACACATACCGCCTTCCTTGATGCCACGAACCTTGCAAGCGGCGTGTACTACTATCGCCTGAAAGCAGGGGAAAACGTCCTGACGAAGAAGATGGTACTTTTACGATAG